The genomic interval ATGACATCATTACAGAATATAAAGCGTTTAGAAAAAGCTTTGAGCTCTTTAAATGACTCGTTGCTTGCTTTAGAAAGAGGCATGACATATGATATAGTAGCAATAGGAATAAGAGAAGCTTTACAATTCTTAGGAGAAATAACGGGGGAAGAATATACGGAAGATTTATTGAATATGATTTTTTCTCAATTTTGTGTAGGGAAATGAGAAAGCTCTTTGAAGAAGAAGGTATAAGATTGGATGAAAATCAGGAAAATAAGTTTAAGAAGTATCTTAAACTCCTTATGGAAACCCCTTTTAATATTACCTCTATTAAATCCCCCGATTTGATTATCTATAGACACTTTATAGATTCACTTAAATTAGCGCTTTTTTTAGATTTTTCTTCCTTCGAAACGGTATTAGATATTGGAAGTGGAGCGGGTTTTCCAGGAGTTCCTCTTAAAATAATACATCCTCAATTAAAATTAACTCTTTTGGAATCCTCCCGAAAGAAAGCTCTATTTTTGAAATCTTTGGTATCTGAACTTGAACTTGCAGGAGTGGAAGTATTATGGCAGAGAGCGGAAGATCTTGGAAGAGCTTCTGAAAAACGGGAAAGCTATGATTTAGTGGTAGCAAGGGCTTTGGCTTCACTAAGGGTTCTTTTAGAATTATCGCTCCCTCTCTTAAAGATTGGAGGGATTTTAGTAGCTTATAAGGGAAAAAAGTTGAAAAAAGAGATAGAAGAAGCAAAAAAGGCTTTAAAACTTTTGAATGGAACTATTGAAAGAGTGGAGGAATATATAATAAAAGGTATTGACTTTAA from Synergistota bacterium carries:
- the rsmG gene encoding 16S rRNA (guanine(527)-N(7))-methyltransferase RsmG, coding for MDENQENKFKKYLKLLMETPFNITSIKSPDLIIYRHFIDSLKLALFLDFSSFETVLDIGSGAGFPGVPLKIIHPQLKLTLLESSRKKALFLKSLVSELELAGVEVLWQRAEDLGRASEKRESYDLVVARALASLRVLLELSLPLLKIGGILVAYKGKKLKKEIEEAKKALKLLNGTIERVEEYIIKGIDFKGNLVFIKKEASTPSKFPRRPGIPFKRPL